One Rosa chinensis cultivar Old Blush chromosome 3, RchiOBHm-V2, whole genome shotgun sequence DNA window includes the following coding sequences:
- the LOC112191501 gene encoding uncharacterized protein LOC112191501 isoform X1 yields MDISYCSPRRRRSCTAEACINGLDPVPHSCILSLASAIRSAAAVDWSCAGTKSRCNSSSGDRLASLCLYHQAQLSIFTEVTETNSLRVRLCITLLGILVVVFGFCISFWQWWWKGFATVEEKSKA; encoded by the exons ATGGACATCAGCTATTGTAGTCCAAGACGGAGAAGAAGCTGTACCGCGGAGGCTTGTATAAATGGATTGGATCCTGTACCCCATTCCTGCATTCTGTCTCTTGCGTCTGCGATTAG ATCTGCTGCTGCGGTCGATTGGTCGTGTGCAGGAACGAAAAGCAGGTGCAACTCTTCTTCTGGTGATAGACTG GCGTCGTTGTGTCTCTATCACCAAGCCCAGCTATCAATTTTTACAGAG GTTACAGAAACGAATTCATTAAGGGTGAGGCTTTGTATTACTTTGCTTGGCATTTTGGTGGTGGTATTTgggttttgtatttctttttggcAGTGGTGGTGGAAAGGTTTTGCTACGGTGGAAGAGAAAAGCAAGGCATGA
- the LOC112191501 gene encoding uncharacterized protein LOC112191501 isoform X2 yields the protein MDWILYPIPAFCLLRLRLGTKSRCNSSSGDRLASLCLYHQAQLSIFTEVTETNSLRVRLCITLLGILVVVFGFCISFWQWWWKGFATVEEKSKA from the exons ATGGATTGGATCCTGTACCCCATTCCTGCATTCTGTCTCTTGCGTCTGCGATTAG GAACGAAAAGCAGGTGCAACTCTTCTTCTGGTGATAGACTG GCGTCGTTGTGTCTCTATCACCAAGCCCAGCTATCAATTTTTACAGAG GTTACAGAAACGAATTCATTAAGGGTGAGGCTTTGTATTACTTTGCTTGGCATTTTGGTGGTGGTATTTgggttttgtatttctttttggcAGTGGTGGTGGAAAGGTTTTGCTACGGTGGAAGAGAAAAGCAAGGCATGA